GCTCCGCGAGCGCTGCGCAGCCGCGGGCAACTCCGCCGCACTGATCACGCGTCCGGCGAACGTCCGCTACCTCGCCGGGGCGTCCCCGCTGGGCGCCGTCCTGCTGGTCGGGCCCGCCGAGGACGTGCTGTTCTGCGCCGGCGCACCCACCGGCGAGGCGGACGAGGGGCGGCTGGACGAGGGGCTGCGGCTGTCCGTGCTGCCCACCCCGGGCGCCGACCCGGCCGTGGCCGCGGCCGATCTGGCCGCCGCCGGGCGGGCCGACTCCCTCGCCCTCGAGGAGCACCACCTCACCGTCGGCCGGCACCGGGCCGTGCACTCGGTGGCGCCCCGGCTGCGGCTGGCCGACCTCGGCACGGCCGTGGAACAGCAGAGGCTGGTCAAGGACGAGGAGGAGATCGCCTGCCTGCGGATCGCCGCCGAGATCGCCGACCAGGCCCTGGGCGAGCTGCTGGAGTCGATCCTCGTCGGCCGGACCGAACGCCACCTGGCGCTGGAGCTGGAGCGCCGCCTCGTCGACCACGGCGCGGACGGCCCCGCCTTCCCCACCTCCGTCGGCACCGGCCCGCACTCCGGCCGCTCCCGGCACCGGCCCTCGGACCGGCGGGTGGAGGAGGGCGACTTCCTCTCCGTCTGCCTCGGCGCGAACTACCGGGGCTACCGCTGCGAGATCGGCCGCACCTTCGTGATCGGCACCACCCCGGCCGACTGGCAGATCGAGCTGTACGACCTCGTCTTCGCCGCCCAGCGGGCCGGCCGCCAGGCGCTGCTGCCGGGCGCCGCGTACCGGGACGTGGACCACGCGGCACGGTCCGTACTGGATTCGGCCGGGCACGGTGAGGCCCTCGCCGGATGGATGGGACACGGGGTCGGCCTCGAAATCGACGAGGACCCGCAGCTTGCACCTACGGCAATGGGTAAACTGGACGCTTGCGTGCCGGTCACCGTCGAACCGGGGGTT
The Streptomyces sp. NBC_00091 genome window above contains:
- a CDS encoding aminopeptidase P family protein — its product is MSDVYAARRGLLRERCAAAGNSAALITRPANVRYLAGASPLGAVLLVGPAEDVLFCAGAPTGEADEGRLDEGLRLSVLPTPGADPAVAAADLAAAGRADSLALEEHHLTVGRHRAVHSVAPRLRLADLGTAVEQQRLVKDEEEIACLRIAAEIADQALGELLESILVGRTERHLALELERRLVDHGADGPAFPTSVGTGPHSGRSRHRPSDRRVEEGDFLSVCLGANYRGYRCEIGRTFVIGTTPADWQIELYDLVFAAQRAGRQALLPGAAYRDVDHAARSVLDSAGHGEALAGWMGHGVGLEIDEDPQLAPTAMGKLDACVPVTVEPGVHLPGRGGVRIDDTLVVRPEADGGPELLTITTKELLAL